One genomic segment of Campylobacter sp. includes these proteins:
- the murC gene encoding UDP-N-acetylmuramate--L-alanine ligase — translation MKKVHFIGIGGIGISALARFLHEKNFIISGSDIKESETTYKLRADGMEIITPHDASAIKDQEIVIYSAAIKEDNVELQAARKKGIVCLSRKEALPFVLKDKRVFAVAGAHGKSTTSAITSALIDGSVIIGAISKQFGSNMKYENSENIIFEADESDSSFLNSNPYVAVVTNAEPEHMDHYDNDLDKFHAAYRGFLERAKIRVINAEDEFLSSIKLGCIKLFPSRDITDLKVLLRDHQPFMSFNLKELGRFEVYGLGRHIAIDASLAILAAACETGLEQIRKNLLNYQGIKKRFDILCATPNFVLIDDYGHHPTEIRATLQSAREYASLLGLSKITAIFQPHRFSRLKANLNAFKECFAGVEELVVLPVYAAGEPSNGIDLKEEFKGLGALFTERVFRNGEKIEFSDIFGVRHIINDGLVIGFGAGDITYQLRGEF, via the coding sequence GTGAAAAAGGTTCATTTTATCGGCATCGGCGGCATAGGCATCTCCGCATTAGCGAGATTTTTACACGAGAAAAATTTTATCATTTCGGGTTCGGATATCAAAGAGAGCGAGACGACCTACAAGCTAAGAGCGGACGGCATGGAGATCATCACTCCGCACGACGCTTCGGCGATTAAGGATCAGGAGATCGTCATCTACTCCGCCGCGATCAAAGAGGACAACGTCGAGCTGCAAGCCGCGCGCAAAAAAGGGATCGTCTGCCTCTCGCGCAAGGAGGCCCTGCCCTTCGTGCTAAAAGACAAGCGCGTCTTCGCAGTCGCCGGCGCGCACGGCAAAAGTACCACGAGCGCGATAACCTCGGCGCTGATAGACGGCTCGGTTATCATCGGCGCGATCTCCAAGCAGTTCGGCTCGAATATGAAATACGAAAACAGCGAAAATATCATCTTTGAAGCCGACGAGAGCGATTCAAGCTTTTTAAATTCCAATCCCTACGTCGCGGTCGTTACCAACGCCGAGCCCGAACATATGGATCATTACGACAACGATTTGGATAAATTTCACGCGGCGTATCGCGGCTTTTTGGAGCGCGCCAAGATCCGCGTGATAAATGCCGAGGATGAGTTTTTAAGCTCGATAAAGCTCGGCTGTATCAAGCTCTTTCCTTCGCGCGACATAACGGATCTAAAGGTGCTGCTACGCGATCATCAGCCCTTTATGAGCTTTAATCTTAAAGAGCTCGGACGCTTCGAGGTTTACGGGCTAGGAAGGCACATCGCCATAGACGCGTCGCTGGCGATCCTAGCCGCAGCGTGCGAGACAGGGCTAGAGCAGATCCGCAAAAATTTACTGAATTACCAAGGGATCAAAAAGCGCTTCGACATCCTGTGCGCCACCCCAAACTTCGTGCTCATCGACGACTACGGCCACCATCCTACCGAGATCAGAGCGACGCTGCAAAGCGCGCGCGAATACGCTAGCCTGCTAGGTCTTAGCAAGATCACGGCGATCTTTCAGCCGCACCGCTTCAGCAGACTTAAGGCGAATTTAAACGCTTTTAAAGAGTGCTTTGCGGGTGTAGAAGAGCTAGTGGTGCTGCCCGTTTACGCCGCGGGCGAACCTAGCAACGGTATCGATCTAAAAGAGGAATTTAAGGGGCTCGGAGCGCTATTTACCGAGAGGGTCTTTAGAAACGGCGAGAAGATAGAATTTAGCGATATTTTCGGCGTCCGCCACATCATAAA
- the recR gene encoding recombination mediator RecR, translating to MSGTDRFEELVASFEKLPGVGKKSALRFAYYVSVQNSFLGLNLAHNIEEAVRGLHRCRICGAVCEGEICEYCADDERESDKICIVENPKDIFILESNKIYNGRYFVLDAADEDKIAALRAMVEQNGASELIFALTPGINSDGIMLYVEDKLADLGLKFTKLAQGVPTGVSLDNVDMLSLIKAINGRTEI from the coding sequence ATGAGCGGCACAGACAGGTTCGAAGAGCTCGTAGCAAGCTTTGAAAAGCTCCCCGGCGTGGGCAAAAAATCCGCCCTGCGCTTTGCCTACTACGTAAGCGTGCAAAACTCCTTCCTAGGGCTAAATTTAGCGCACAATATCGAAGAGGCGGTGCGCGGACTGCACAGATGCCGCATCTGCGGAGCGGTATGCGAAGGCGAGATCTGCGAATACTGCGCCGACGACGAGCGCGAAAGCGATAAAATTTGCATCGTCGAAAACCCAAAAGATATCTTTATTTTAGAGAGTAATAAAATTTACAACGGCCGCTACTTCGTGCTAGACGCCGCTGACGAAGATAAAATCGCGGCGCTGCGCGCCATGGTAGAGCAAAACGGCGCGAGCGAGCTGATTTTCGCGCTGACGCCGGGCATCAACTCCGACGGGATCATGCTTTACGTCGAGGATAAGCTCGCGGATCTGGGTTTGAAATTCACCAAGCTCGCCCAAGGCGTGCCTACGGGCGTGAGCTTAGATAACGTCGATATGCTCTCGCTAATAAAGGCGATCAACGGGCGCACTGAAATTTAG